Proteins from a genomic interval of Spea bombifrons isolate aSpeBom1 chromosome 4, aSpeBom1.2.pri, whole genome shotgun sequence:
- the ACHE gene encoding acetylcholinesterase isoform X1, with product MAILPLTPLCLSTICLFLFLAQALGQSESDLLVSTRSGKVLGVRLPVLSGHVSAFLGIPFGEPPLGKLRFRQAEPKKPWDDVWDATAYPKACYQYFDTLYPGFPGMEMWNPNRPMSEDCLYLNIWVPHPRPSNATVMVWIYGGGFYSGSSSLDVYDGRFLSHIENVLVVSMNYRVGAFGFLTLTPGSADAPGNVGLFDQRLALQWIQDNIAFFGGDPRTVTIFGESAGGASVGMHFLSPGSHHLFSRAILESGSPNSPWATVTPQEARRRAELLGKLLDCRMGNDTELLNCLRAKEPQQLIDHEFSVLPSSIFRFSFVPVPDGDFFPEPPETLLNMGRFKPCPLLVGVNQNEGSYFLLYGAPGFSKNNESLITRDEFLGGVRMSVPHANDIALEAVVMQYTDWEDEHAGVKNREAMDNLVGDHNVICPMTHFVGKVSEFGNRVYAYFFDHRASNLVWPQWMGVPHGYEIEFVFGLPLNSSLNYTPKEEQLSRRMMRYWANFARTGDPNEGNEARQQRWPVYTATEQKYIALNNKPLRDLQGIRVQTCMFWNRFLPKLLNITDNIDEAERQWKVEFHRWSAYMMRWKNQFDHYSKQERCSEL from the exons ATGGCTATCTTACCCCTTACCCCACTTTGTCTCTCCACTATCTGTCTCTTCCTCTTCCTGGCTCAAGCCCTTGGCCAAAGTGAGTCCGATCTCCTGGTCTCCACGCGTTCTGGTAAAGTGCTTGGTGTGCGACTTCCTGTGCTCTCAGGTCATGTCAGTGCGTTCCTGGGCATTCCCTTCGGTGAGCCCCCTTTGGGCAAATTACGTTTCAGACAAGCAGAGCCCAAGAAGCCATGGGATGATGTGTGGGATGCAACTGCCTACCCTAAGGCCTGCTACCAGTACTTTGATACCTTGTATCCTGGCTTTCCTGGCATGGAAATGTGGAATCCTAACAGGCCTATGAGTGAAGACTGCCTGTATCTTAACATATGGGTGCCCCATCCACGTCCCTCCAACGCAACCGTTATGGTTTGGATATATGGAGGTGGCTTCTATAGTGGATCCTCCTCATTGGATGTCTATGATGGACGCTTTCTGAGCCATATTGAAAATGTTCTTGTAGTCTCCATGAACTACCGAGTTGGAGCCTTTGGCTTTCTTACTCTGACACCTGGCAGTGCAGATGCTCCAGGGAATGTGGGTCTGTTTGACCAGCGCCTAGCATTGCAGTGGATTCAAGATAACATAGCGTTCTTTGGTGGAGATCCCAGGACAGTCACCATTTTTGGAGAAAGTGCTGGTGGTGCTTCGGTGGGAATGCATTTCCTTTCCCCTGGTAGCCATCATCTTTTTTCCAGGGCTATACTCGAAAGCGGCTCCCCGAACTCACCTTGGGCAACAGTAACTCCACAGGAGGCTCGACGACGCGCTGAGCTGTTGGGAAAACTGTTGGATTGTAGAATGGGGAATGATACTGAACTGTTAAATTGTCTAAGAGCAAAGGAACCACAGCAGTTAATTGACCACGAGTTCTCTGTGTTGCCCTCTAGTATCTTCCGCTTTTCCTTTGTTCCTGTGCCAGACGGAGACTTCTTTCCAGAACCACCTGAGACACTGCTGAATATGGGGAGGTTTAAGCCATGTCCTTTATTAGTAGGAGTAAATCAGAATGAGGGCTCTTACTTTCTACTCTATGGGGCACCTGGTTTCAGCAAGAATAATGAGAGCCTGATCACTAGAGATGAGTTCTTGGGTGGGGTAAGGATGAGTGTCCCACATGCTAATGATATAGCACTTGAGGCTGTGGTCATGCAGTATACAGACTGGGAAGACGAACATGCTGGAGTTAAGAACAGGGAAGCCATGGACAACTTGGTGGGAGACCACAATGTCATTTGCCCAATGACCCACTTTGTAGGCAAAGTGTCCGAGTTTGGAAACCGTGTCTATGCCTACTTCTTTGATCACAGGGCATCCAACCTTGTCTGGCCACAGTGGATGGGAGTTCCACATGGATACGAGATTGAGTTTGTCTTTGGATTACCTCTCAACAGCAGTCTGAACTACACCCCAAAGGAAGAGCAGCTGAGCCGCAGAATGATGAGATATTGGGCCAACTTTGCACGAACAGG TGACCCTAATGAAGGCAACGAAGCCCGTCAGCAACGCTGGCCTGTTTACACCGCAACAGAGCAGAAGTACATAGCACTAAATAACAAGCCCCTAAGGGACCTGCAGGGAATCAGGGTCCAAACGTGCATGTTCTGGAACCGTTTCCTTCCGAAACTTCTCAACATCACAG ACAACATTGATGAAGCGGAGCGGCAATGGAAAGTAGAGTTTCACCGCTGGAGCGCCTATATGATGCGGTGGAAGAACCAGTTTGATCATTACAGCAAGCAGGAGCGCTGTAGTGAGCTGTGA
- the ACHE gene encoding acetylcholinesterase isoform X2, protein MAILPLTPLCLSTICLFLFLAQALGQSESDLLVSTRSGKVLGVRLPVLSGHVSAFLGIPFGEPPLGKLRFRQAEPKKPWDDVWDATAYPKACYQYFDTLYPGFPGMEMWNPNRPMSEDCLYLNIWVPHPRPSNATVMVWIYGGGFYSGSSSLDVYDGRFLSHIENVLVVSMNYRVGAFGFLTLTPGSADAPGNVGLFDQRLALQWIQDNIAFFGGDPRTVTIFGESAGGASVGMHFLSPGSHHLFSRAILESGSPNSPWATVTPQEARRRAELLGKLLDCRMGNDTELLNCLRAKEPQQLIDHEFSVLPSSIFRFSFVPVPDGDFFPEPPETLLNMGRFKPCPLLVGVNQNEGSYFLLYGAPGFSKNNESLITRDEFLGGVRMSVPHANDIALEAVVMQYTDWEDEHAGVKNREAMDNLVGDHNVICPMTHFVGKVSEFGNRVYAYFFDHRASNLVWPQWMGVPHGYEIEFVFGLPLNSSLNYTPKEEQLSRRMMRYWANFARTGDPNEGNEARQQRWPVYTATEQKYIALNNKPLRDLQGIRVQTCMFWNRFLPKLLNITETRDVCSNCLRNSPFLPLLALCVLLSQHKT, encoded by the exons ATGGCTATCTTACCCCTTACCCCACTTTGTCTCTCCACTATCTGTCTCTTCCTCTTCCTGGCTCAAGCCCTTGGCCAAAGTGAGTCCGATCTCCTGGTCTCCACGCGTTCTGGTAAAGTGCTTGGTGTGCGACTTCCTGTGCTCTCAGGTCATGTCAGTGCGTTCCTGGGCATTCCCTTCGGTGAGCCCCCTTTGGGCAAATTACGTTTCAGACAAGCAGAGCCCAAGAAGCCATGGGATGATGTGTGGGATGCAACTGCCTACCCTAAGGCCTGCTACCAGTACTTTGATACCTTGTATCCTGGCTTTCCTGGCATGGAAATGTGGAATCCTAACAGGCCTATGAGTGAAGACTGCCTGTATCTTAACATATGGGTGCCCCATCCACGTCCCTCCAACGCAACCGTTATGGTTTGGATATATGGAGGTGGCTTCTATAGTGGATCCTCCTCATTGGATGTCTATGATGGACGCTTTCTGAGCCATATTGAAAATGTTCTTGTAGTCTCCATGAACTACCGAGTTGGAGCCTTTGGCTTTCTTACTCTGACACCTGGCAGTGCAGATGCTCCAGGGAATGTGGGTCTGTTTGACCAGCGCCTAGCATTGCAGTGGATTCAAGATAACATAGCGTTCTTTGGTGGAGATCCCAGGACAGTCACCATTTTTGGAGAAAGTGCTGGTGGTGCTTCGGTGGGAATGCATTTCCTTTCCCCTGGTAGCCATCATCTTTTTTCCAGGGCTATACTCGAAAGCGGCTCCCCGAACTCACCTTGGGCAACAGTAACTCCACAGGAGGCTCGACGACGCGCTGAGCTGTTGGGAAAACTGTTGGATTGTAGAATGGGGAATGATACTGAACTGTTAAATTGTCTAAGAGCAAAGGAACCACAGCAGTTAATTGACCACGAGTTCTCTGTGTTGCCCTCTAGTATCTTCCGCTTTTCCTTTGTTCCTGTGCCAGACGGAGACTTCTTTCCAGAACCACCTGAGACACTGCTGAATATGGGGAGGTTTAAGCCATGTCCTTTATTAGTAGGAGTAAATCAGAATGAGGGCTCTTACTTTCTACTCTATGGGGCACCTGGTTTCAGCAAGAATAATGAGAGCCTGATCACTAGAGATGAGTTCTTGGGTGGGGTAAGGATGAGTGTCCCACATGCTAATGATATAGCACTTGAGGCTGTGGTCATGCAGTATACAGACTGGGAAGACGAACATGCTGGAGTTAAGAACAGGGAAGCCATGGACAACTTGGTGGGAGACCACAATGTCATTTGCCCAATGACCCACTTTGTAGGCAAAGTGTCCGAGTTTGGAAACCGTGTCTATGCCTACTTCTTTGATCACAGGGCATCCAACCTTGTCTGGCCACAGTGGATGGGAGTTCCACATGGATACGAGATTGAGTTTGTCTTTGGATTACCTCTCAACAGCAGTCTGAACTACACCCCAAAGGAAGAGCAGCTGAGCCGCAGAATGATGAGATATTGGGCCAACTTTGCACGAACAGG TGACCCTAATGAAGGCAACGAAGCCCGTCAGCAACGCTGGCCTGTTTACACCGCAACAGAGCAGAAGTACATAGCACTAAATAACAAGCCCCTAAGGGACCTGCAGGGAATCAGGGTCCAAACGTGCATGTTCTGGAACCGTTTCCTTCCGAAACTTCTCAACATCACAG AAACCAGGGATGTCTGCTCAAACTGCTTGAGAAACAGCCCCTTTCTACCACTCCTTGCTCTCTGCGTGCTACTATCACAgcacaaaacataa